In one window of Tumebacillus algifaecis DNA:
- a CDS encoding GntR family transcriptional regulator, with the protein MSFLITRKNGIPLYIQVKDAVLAEIKRGEWKAGDKLPTERVLSEKLQVSRNTVSQAYQELEAEGILSSVQGRGTFVCDRDDAVRLENRKDLLLKIIDIAMEESLQLGFSLEEFVELTGLRAKEKIDFLRQVRVAFIECNREQVEYFAKRLQCESGVSITPIVLDELRQDVERYEQAVATSDLVITTFFHYDEVKELLGMRKNVLAIALDPQIETIVRIARISHGRKIGLVCKSDNFAGKVLLALKNAGLDTVDIEVCAGMSSQEPVAEIVSRLDVVICSPGRRREVELHAHRRQEIIEFIYKPDVASINLLRAALIDLRRQ; encoded by the coding sequence ATGTCTTTTCTGATCACCCGGAAAAACGGAATTCCCCTTTACATCCAAGTGAAGGATGCCGTTCTTGCCGAGATCAAGCGTGGAGAGTGGAAAGCTGGCGACAAGCTGCCAACGGAGCGTGTGTTGTCCGAGAAACTGCAAGTCAGCCGCAATACGGTATCGCAGGCTTACCAGGAACTTGAAGCGGAAGGCATTTTGTCATCCGTACAAGGGCGTGGTACTTTCGTATGCGACCGTGACGATGCTGTCCGCTTGGAAAACCGTAAGGATCTGCTGCTGAAAATCATCGACATTGCGATGGAAGAAAGTTTGCAGCTCGGGTTTTCGCTGGAAGAGTTCGTGGAGTTGACCGGTCTTCGGGCGAAGGAAAAGATAGACTTTTTACGTCAGGTGCGGGTTGCCTTCATCGAATGCAATCGCGAACAGGTCGAATATTTTGCCAAACGCCTCCAATGCGAATCTGGGGTATCGATCACGCCGATCGTTTTAGACGAACTCCGGCAAGATGTTGAGCGCTACGAACAGGCAGTTGCAACGTCCGACCTTGTCATCACCACATTCTTTCACTATGATGAAGTTAAAGAGCTTTTAGGAATGCGAAAGAACGTACTCGCGATCGCGCTCGATCCGCAGATCGAAACGATCGTTCGCATCGCCCGCATCTCGCATGGGAGAAAAATCGGTCTGGTGTGTAAATCGGACAATTTTGCGGGCAAAGTATTACTGGCGCTCAAAAACGCGGGCTTGGACACTGTGGACATCGAAGTATGCGCCGGAATGTCCTCGCAAGAGCCGGTGGCAGAGATCGTTTCACGGCTCGATGTCGTGATCTGTTCCCCTGGACGGCGCCGCGAAGTGGAGCTCCATGCTCACAGGCGCCAGGAGATCATTGAGTTTATTTACAAGCCGGATGTAGCATCGATCAATTTGTTGCGCGCCGCTTTGATAGATCTTCGACGCCAATAG